A window of the Desulfopila inferna genome harbors these coding sequences:
- the nadA gene encoding quinolinate synthase NadA, with protein sequence MSKNTFEIPPFTVPDHPVWPELSAKEEKEIASSIKKMLKEQNAVLVAHYYTDGRIQDLAEETGGCVADSLEMARFGTESSADTLVVAGVRFMGETAKILNNEKRVLMPDPGATCSLDEGCPIEAFSAFCDQFPNHTVVVYANTSAEVKARSDWVVTSGIALSIVKHLAQKGEKILWAPDKHLGRYVQKATGAEMIFWPGSCVVHEEFKAIALQRIRKLHPDAAVLVHPESPENVIEQADVVGSTTALINAVVTMPNKKFIVATDAGIFNKMAQLAPQKELIEAPTAGEGATCQSCAHCPWMGMNSLQSLAEVLKTGRNEIIISPDLAAKAQVPIRRMLEFAQSLK encoded by the coding sequence ATGAGTAAGAACACCTTTGAGATACCACCCTTTACGGTTCCTGATCACCCAGTCTGGCCGGAGTTGTCCGCAAAAGAAGAAAAAGAAATAGCCTCCTCCATTAAAAAAATGCTCAAAGAGCAAAACGCGGTGCTTGTTGCCCATTACTATACAGACGGCCGTATCCAGGACCTTGCAGAAGAAACCGGAGGTTGCGTTGCGGATTCATTGGAAATGGCACGTTTCGGTACGGAAAGCAGCGCTGACACGCTGGTGGTGGCAGGTGTGCGTTTTATGGGGGAGACAGCTAAGATTCTCAACAACGAGAAAAGAGTCCTGATGCCTGATCCCGGCGCTACCTGCTCCCTCGATGAGGGCTGCCCGATTGAGGCTTTTTCGGCATTCTGCGATCAGTTCCCCAATCATACGGTGGTGGTGTACGCCAATACCAGCGCCGAGGTAAAGGCCCGATCGGATTGGGTGGTCACCTCGGGTATTGCTCTCTCTATCGTCAAACATCTTGCTCAGAAAGGAGAGAAAATTCTCTGGGCTCCGGATAAACATCTGGGTAGATACGTCCAGAAAGCCACAGGGGCGGAGATGATATTCTGGCCGGGTTCCTGTGTGGTGCATGAGGAGTTTAAAGCCATAGCCCTGCAGCGTATTCGCAAACTGCATCCCGATGCGGCGGTGCTTGTCCACCCTGAGTCTCCGGAGAACGTTATCGAACAGGCCGATGTAGTTGGATCAACCACGGCCTTGATAAATGCAGTCGTCACCATGCCTAATAAGAAATTTATTGTTGCCACCGATGCCGGCATTTTCAATAAAATGGCTCAACTGGCTCCTCAAAAAGAATTGATTGAAGCCCCCACCGCCGGTGAAGGCGCCACCTGTCAAAGCTGTGCCCACTGCCCCTGGATGGGCATGAATTCCCTGCAGAGTCTGGCTGAGGTATTGAAAACGGGAAGAAACGAGATCATTATTTCACCGGATCTTGCGGCAAAGGCACAAGTGCCCATCCGGCGAATGCTTGAGTTTGCACAAAGCCTGAAATAG
- a CDS encoding malate dehydrogenase, with the protein MKDPVRVAVTGAAGQISYSIIFRIASGSMLGPDQPVIMQLLEIPPAMDALNGVVMELHDCAFPLVAGVVATDDPNVAFKDTDYAILVGARPRGPGMERSDLLTANAKIFSAQGKALSDNANPEVKVLVVGNPANTNALITLKNAPNLNPKNVTSMMRLDHNRALSQIAQKTDSHSTKIEKMVVWGNHSATQYPDISYATLEGKPVKELVDEDWNVNEFIPVVQQRGAAIIKARGASSAASAASAAVDHMRDWAMGSNGQWVSMGVYSAGNSYGIDEDIMYAFPIVCENGEWKEITGLEVSDFSRERMKLTEQELLDERAAIADLL; encoded by the coding sequence ATGAAAGACCCCGTACGCGTGGCGGTTACAGGTGCAGCCGGACAAATTAGCTATTCGATCATATTTCGCATTGCAAGCGGCAGCATGCTTGGTCCTGATCAACCGGTAATCATGCAGTTACTTGAAATTCCTCCTGCCATGGATGCCTTAAATGGAGTTGTCATGGAGCTCCATGATTGTGCTTTCCCTCTGGTTGCCGGAGTTGTGGCCACCGATGATCCCAACGTTGCTTTTAAGGACACTGACTATGCCATACTGGTAGGTGCACGTCCCCGTGGACCCGGGATGGAAAGATCGGATCTCCTCACCGCCAACGCCAAGATATTCTCGGCGCAGGGAAAAGCCCTCAGTGATAATGCCAATCCTGAAGTGAAAGTTTTGGTAGTCGGTAATCCAGCCAATACCAACGCCCTCATTACCCTGAAAAATGCTCCGAATTTAAACCCCAAAAATGTCACTTCAATGATGCGGCTCGACCATAACAGGGCCCTTTCTCAGATTGCCCAAAAAACCGATAGCCATTCTACAAAGATTGAGAAAATGGTGGTCTGGGGGAATCATTCTGCGACCCAATACCCCGATATCAGCTATGCGACTCTGGAAGGAAAACCTGTTAAGGAATTAGTGGATGAGGATTGGAACGTTAACGAATTCATACCTGTTGTACAGCAGCGAGGCGCCGCTATCATCAAAGCACGCGGTGCATCCAGTGCCGCTTCCGCGGCATCCGCAGCAGTAGACCATATGCGTGACTGGGCCATGGGCAGCAACGGACAGTGGGTCAGCATGGGTGTATACAGCGCAGGGAATTCATATGGAATAGATGAAGATATCATGTATGCTTTTCCTATCGTCTGTGAAAACGGGGAATGGAAAGAAATTACCGGTCTTGAAGTCAGCGATTTCAGCCGCGAGCGTATGAAGCTTACCGAGCAGGAATTACTGGATGAAAGAGCGGCCATCGCCGATCTTCTATAG
- a CDS encoding DUF4136 domain-containing protein — MRYLIFLTCILFLVPSCSSIKVSQDYDIAVSFSEYTRFTLGEIDPGHQADSLYDNELVNQRFYRIIKSCLQDKGLNYQEDTEGIDFIVSYTYAVRPKMDIYNISRQMGFSYGSYNRYGGVGARTCTDISEIDQGILIIDIKDSSTQKLIWRGTGTDVISIYATPEEMNEQIKEMVTAVLRNFPPK; from the coding sequence ATGAGATATTTAATTTTCCTCACTTGTATACTCTTCCTGGTACCTTCCTGTTCTTCCATTAAAGTAAGCCAGGATTACGACATCGCCGTCTCCTTTTCAGAATACACCCGCTTTACACTTGGCGAAATAGACCCAGGGCACCAGGCCGATTCCCTTTATGACAATGAATTGGTCAATCAGAGATTTTACCGTATAATCAAGAGTTGTCTTCAGGATAAAGGATTAAATTATCAGGAAGATACCGAAGGAATTGATTTTATCGTCTCTTATACCTATGCAGTTCGGCCAAAGATGGACATTTACAACATCTCCAGGCAGATGGGGTTCAGCTATGGTTCCTACAATCGCTATGGAGGAGTTGGTGCAAGAACCTGTACGGATATCTCCGAAATTGATCAGGGTATCCTGATCATAGACATAAAGGACAGTTCAACACAAAAGCTGATTTGGCGCGGCACCGGGACAGACGTCATTTCCATTTATGCAACACCTGAAGAAATGAATGAACAGATTAAAGAAATGGTAACCGCCGTCCTGCGAAATTTCCCCCCGAAATAA
- a CDS encoding DUF6909 family protein, which produces MQELSKSHKARIAIRTFKVLADALTIRGYFKPFGKTGRKLAEALKLFSPEIYGSMSDSRIIELKGLEYVVDRLPRGIEKCNRIILTAQEDFQDTTFEKVVPPKRRRVCYVVSETEICFVITRGLTEIYDVLTHITFLSIESQKISERIGNEEKGTSLEWLDLEKVIAQGPDNLDGASLDQAIWNLSIILGRTYRETKESYEYLQKNKIEGNHNSGFFQIIYNLGKRYQNEQRNEEDQLAVYFTPSLHEMIEHHRYAATWAGNIKKVLCELGLHNRPVHILSANMHSAKNLLYGFAALQTDDNPLPDDLYDMIGSIRNMDEAINGYAAEYGYCFVKDTSGSNIDVNVIDLSKVDLSALRPELEYDRAYIASQKPVLVVIDYAFGTQAFQIMDELLSPSRVEDAMVALQLESISIMGKAGILPGKKGDIMLASAHVMEGTPHSYIVNNDLLITDFDETVDVYCGPMLTVLGTSLQNRDVLERFHRSSWRAIGLEMEGAHYQRAINAAIIQGHIHKKTKTRYAYYASDNPLKSGQTLASGSMGVEGIVPTYMITKILLNKILKP; this is translated from the coding sequence ATGCAGGAATTGTCCAAATCGCATAAGGCGCGAATTGCAATCAGAACCTTCAAGGTACTGGCTGATGCCCTGACGATCAGGGGGTATTTCAAGCCATTTGGAAAAACCGGCCGCAAGCTTGCAGAGGCTCTCAAATTGTTCAGTCCGGAGATTTATGGGTCAATGAGTGATTCCAGGATCATTGAGCTCAAAGGACTGGAATATGTTGTGGACAGGTTGCCGAGAGGCATTGAGAAATGCAATCGGATAATCCTCACGGCTCAGGAGGATTTTCAGGATACAACTTTCGAGAAGGTTGTTCCTCCGAAACGGCGGAGGGTCTGTTACGTGGTTTCTGAGACAGAAATCTGTTTTGTAATCACCCGTGGATTGACTGAAATTTATGACGTTCTTACACATATCACCTTCTTAAGCATTGAATCCCAGAAAATATCCGAAAGAATAGGAAATGAAGAAAAAGGGACGAGCCTTGAGTGGCTCGACCTCGAGAAGGTAATAGCTCAGGGGCCTGATAATCTGGATGGCGCTTCATTGGATCAGGCTATCTGGAATTTATCGATAATTTTGGGCAGAACATACCGGGAGACAAAAGAGTCATATGAGTATCTGCAAAAAAACAAAATCGAAGGCAACCACAACAGTGGATTCTTTCAGATAATTTACAACCTCGGTAAAAGATATCAAAATGAACAGCGTAATGAGGAAGATCAGTTGGCCGTGTACTTTACACCCTCATTGCATGAAATGATCGAACATCACAGATATGCTGCAACCTGGGCAGGTAATATTAAGAAGGTACTGTGTGAACTCGGGCTGCACAACAGGCCCGTCCACATCCTCAGTGCCAATATGCATTCTGCCAAAAACCTGTTGTACGGTTTTGCCGCGTTGCAGACCGATGATAATCCACTGCCGGACGATCTTTATGATATGATAGGTTCCATAAGGAATATGGATGAGGCAATCAATGGATATGCCGCAGAGTACGGCTATTGCTTTGTCAAGGACACATCCGGGTCTAATATAGATGTTAATGTCATCGATCTTTCCAAGGTGGATCTCTCAGCTTTACGCCCGGAGCTGGAATATGACAGAGCATATATTGCCTCACAAAAGCCGGTGCTTGTGGTTATAGACTATGCTTTCGGCACCCAGGCATTTCAAATAATGGATGAACTTCTCTCCCCCAGCAGAGTAGAAGATGCCATGGTGGCACTGCAGCTGGAATCCATTTCTATTATGGGCAAAGCCGGTATTCTGCCGGGAAAGAAAGGCGATATTATGCTGGCGAGTGCGCACGTCATGGAAGGTACTCCCCATAGCTATATTGTCAATAATGATCTGCTGATCACAGACTTTGATGAAACTGTCGATGTCTATTGCGGCCCCATGCTCACTGTTTTGGGAACATCCCTGCAAAACAGGGATGTGTTGGAGAGATTTCATCGCTCTTCATGGCGGGCAATCGGATTGGAGATGGAGGGAGCCCATTACCAGCGGGCAATCAATGCCGCGATCATTCAGGGGCATATTCACAAAAAGACAAAAACCCGCTATGCCTACTATGCTTCGGATAATCCACTGAAAAGCGGACAAACCCTTGCCTCGGGTTCCATGGGGGTGGAAGGGATAGTCCCTACCTATATGATTACCAAAATATTGCTTAATAAGATATTGAAACCATGA
- a CDS encoding two-component system sensor histidine kinase NtrB → MKKQRLANVSPWLLAAACTLLALIITIFAVSNYRREKELMSEALVQQGLTIARFVTSSSRASLRGNINNIRLATGQWIDHVQQAIENSADHPGLRFTGLINSQGEILAGTSGNYEDKKIDRSTLEFLQNLEQGEGPDRFYIFRKKDIGAESVFQVATLFFPFGHGREGPRGRGPMWMRSDSPGGHMGSGNRQMLQQIEELRAQKFMLLIELDLDEFDKAVQRQLFQIVSLSLVLLLVGIGGWLSLLTLQGLKGSQRRLRQIREFTDMLVSSLPVGLIATDSNGNIRIFNSSAEEMVGIAASEAIGKDPAKVLPRQLSKELQQKHLPFGGSEQKEILLSDENQSRSLLTIALPVVDSNRQYAGNTLLVQDLSQIKNLQRELRRNERLAVLGKMAAGVAHELRNPLSSIKGLALLLKAKVQQDRQGSDTADILIQEVERLNRSIGELLDYARPHKLHLEKMDIAEVLGKAVTLIAADVDSAGVILDAEYAAGQYVYGDRDKLIQVFLNLFLNSVQAMSSGGTLKITVEQEDDLVVCRVEDTGCGLSEEDVARVFDPYFTTKSDGTGLGLAMSAKIIEEHSGSIEFRSSVGKGAVVKITLPAYLEGS, encoded by the coding sequence ATGAAGAAACAGAGGCTTGCAAATGTATCACCCTGGTTGCTGGCCGCAGCCTGCACTCTGTTGGCCCTGATAATCACCATCTTTGCCGTGAGTAATTATCGGCGCGAGAAAGAGCTGATGTCGGAAGCCCTGGTGCAGCAGGGTTTGACCATCGCCAGGTTTGTCACCTCAAGCTCACGGGCATCCCTCCGCGGCAATATCAATAATATTCGGCTGGCCACGGGGCAGTGGATCGATCATGTTCAGCAAGCCATAGAGAATAGTGCGGATCATCCAGGACTCCGCTTTACGGGATTGATCAATTCTCAGGGGGAGATTTTAGCGGGAACTTCCGGGAACTATGAAGATAAGAAAATTGATCGGTCAACTCTTGAATTTTTACAGAATCTTGAGCAAGGTGAAGGACCGGACCGGTTTTACATTTTCAGAAAAAAAGATATTGGAGCAGAATCGGTCTTTCAGGTAGCGACACTCTTTTTTCCTTTTGGCCATGGACGCGAGGGCCCGCGGGGGCGAGGCCCTATGTGGATGAGATCTGACAGCCCGGGGGGGCATATGGGCTCAGGAAACAGGCAAATGCTGCAGCAGATCGAAGAGCTCCGGGCTCAGAAGTTTATGCTGCTCATAGAACTGGATCTTGATGAATTCGACAAGGCCGTACAAAGACAGCTGTTTCAGATAGTATCCCTTTCGCTGGTTTTGCTTCTTGTCGGTATTGGCGGCTGGCTTTCTCTGCTCACCCTGCAGGGCCTCAAGGGATCTCAGCGTCGTCTCAGACAGATTCGTGAATTTACGGATATGCTGGTGTCCTCGCTGCCTGTCGGACTCATTGCCACCGACAGCAACGGCAACATCCGGATTTTCAATTCATCCGCTGAGGAAATGGTTGGAATAGCCGCCTCAGAGGCGATCGGCAAGGATCCGGCGAAGGTCCTTCCAAGGCAGCTATCAAAAGAACTTCAACAAAAACATCTTCCATTTGGGGGAAGTGAGCAGAAAGAAATACTCTTGAGCGATGAAAACCAAAGCAGGTCATTGCTGACCATAGCTTTGCCTGTTGTGGACAGCAACAGGCAATATGCAGGCAATACCTTGCTGGTACAAGATCTCAGCCAAATAAAAAACCTGCAGCGTGAGTTGAGAAGAAACGAGCGTCTGGCAGTTCTGGGGAAGATGGCAGCCGGCGTAGCCCACGAATTACGAAATCCCCTCAGTTCCATTAAGGGTCTGGCGTTGCTGCTGAAAGCGAAAGTGCAACAGGACAGACAGGGAAGCGATACTGCCGATATTCTGATTCAGGAAGTCGAGCGTTTGAACAGGAGTATAGGTGAACTGCTTGACTATGCACGCCCCCATAAGCTCCATCTGGAAAAGATGGATATAGCCGAGGTGCTGGGGAAAGCTGTAACACTGATAGCCGCGGATGTCGATTCCGCAGGCGTCATTCTGGATGCGGAATATGCAGCCGGACAATATGTATATGGCGACAGGGATAAGCTAATTCAAGTCTTTTTGAATCTTTTTCTGAATTCAGTACAGGCCATGAGCAGTGGCGGCACCCTGAAGATTACAGTCGAACAGGAGGACGACTTGGTTGTCTGTCGCGTAGAAGATACGGGTTGCGGACTGTCCGAAGAGGATGTTGCCAGAGTTTTTGATCCTTATTTCACCACAAAAAGTGACGGCACCGGATTGGGCCTGGCCATGAGTGCCAAAATAATAGAAGAACATTCCGGATCGATAGAATTCAGAAGCAGTGTCGGCAAGGGGGCTGTGGTTAAAATAACTCTGCCCGCCTATTTGGAAGGGAGCTGA
- a CDS encoding DUF4126 domain-containing protein, with translation MDAYQQLIATISLTMGVAWASGINLYATIAMLGILGVTGNIVLPEQLLILQDPLVIGAAVFMYMIEFFADKTPGVDTGWDTLHSFIRIPAGVMLAAGAVGDVNPAMVIVAGILGGTVSATSHFIKAGSRVLINTSPEPFSNWAASVSEDTAVIVGLLTALYYPVIFIVLFVAFLLLSIWLIPRLWRGIKILFAKIRSLFSTTDKHNHEPPQLPSK, from the coding sequence ATGGACGCCTATCAGCAACTGATCGCTACGATATCACTGACTATGGGGGTTGCCTGGGCAAGCGGCATCAACCTCTATGCCACTATAGCCATGCTCGGAATTCTGGGAGTGACCGGCAATATCGTTCTGCCTGAACAGCTCCTCATTCTCCAGGATCCCCTGGTGATCGGGGCAGCCGTGTTTATGTACATGATCGAGTTTTTTGCCGATAAAACTCCGGGTGTCGACACAGGATGGGATACACTGCATTCCTTTATACGCATCCCGGCTGGAGTAATGCTGGCAGCAGGGGCGGTCGGCGATGTTAATCCGGCCATGGTCATTGTGGCCGGGATCCTTGGCGGGACCGTTTCAGCGACCAGCCATTTTATCAAGGCAGGCAGCCGTGTCCTCATCAACACCAGTCCTGAACCGTTCAGCAACTGGGCAGCCTCGGTGTCCGAAGACACTGCCGTGATTGTGGGATTATTGACAGCTTTATATTACCCTGTAATTTTCATAGTCCTGTTTGTGGCATTCCTGCTGCTGTCAATCTGGCTGATCCCCAGATTGTGGAGAGGGATCAAAATTCTTTTTGCAAAGATACGATCGCTCTTCTCCACTACGGATAAGCACAATCACGAACCTCCTCAGCTCCCTTCCAAATAG
- the glgB gene encoding 1,4-alpha-glucan branching protein GlgB: MNDPTEKIITGDYHDPFEVLGVHFDRNNNNLVYIRTFQPHARQVSLLIEGREVKMRLTRKQGLFEAEMHKEELTDSELPPFNYQYRITYIDGTIELRNDPYRFLPQLDRRDSYLFNFGTNYKLYDHMGAHLTIIGNVSGTVFRVWAPAACRVSVIGPFNSWDGRVHACRSLGSSGIWELFIPGITENELYKYEIKTKNNNILIKSDPFQFYGEMRPNTASIVRNLSRYQWNDQEWRQYTSTVSPYTNPLSIYEVHPGSWQRDPSNPDRFLTFRELADTLIPHVKKLGFTHIEFLPVMEHPLDESWGYQVTGPFSLSSRYGVPEDFMYFIDQCHQNMIGVILDWVPAHFPRDSHSLAQFDGTPLFEHEDPRKGENPEWGTFVYDYGRKEVSNYLISNALFWIEKYHIDGFRVDAVSSLLYLDYARKEGEWVANQYGGRENLDAIEFLRHLNSILFDKHPDILMIAEESTSFYGVSKPANIGGLGFGFKWNMGWMNDTLDYFCKDPFYRKFYHNNLTFSLMYTFSENFILPLSHDEVVHGKRSLISKMPGDIWQKFANLRLLLALLWCHPGKKLLFMGGEFGQFSEWYCKRSLDWHLLEENVLHSQLMGFVGKLNQVYRENPAMWERDFDEKGFMWLDFEDRQNSVISFARFGNRAHDHIVCVLNFTPQTLYDYKVGLPENCDYAEILCSDVSEYGGSGGICDGAGKIHSSIAEPFSQAGYHTQLTVPPLAALVLKPVTSR; this comes from the coding sequence ATGAATGATCCCACTGAAAAAATCATTACCGGCGATTATCATGATCCTTTCGAAGTTTTAGGAGTTCACTTTGATCGGAACAACAATAACCTCGTCTATATCAGAACCTTCCAGCCCCATGCACGGCAGGTAAGTCTGCTCATTGAGGGACGTGAGGTTAAAATGAGGCTTACCCGCAAACAGGGCTTGTTTGAAGCTGAAATGCATAAAGAGGAACTCACCGATTCGGAGTTGCCTCCCTTTAACTACCAGTACCGGATAACATATATCGATGGTACTATTGAACTGAGAAACGACCCTTACCGTTTCCTTCCCCAACTGGATCGAAGAGACTCATATCTTTTTAATTTCGGCACAAACTATAAGCTTTATGACCATATGGGCGCCCACCTCACTATTATCGGCAATGTCAGCGGCACGGTGTTCAGGGTATGGGCTCCTGCAGCCTGCCGGGTTTCGGTTATCGGACCTTTCAATAGTTGGGACGGCAGAGTACATGCCTGCCGTTCGCTGGGCAGCAGTGGCATATGGGAGTTATTCATCCCGGGAATAACTGAGAATGAGCTCTATAAATATGAAATAAAAACTAAAAATAACAACATTCTCATTAAATCCGACCCTTTTCAGTTTTACGGGGAAATGCGACCCAATACGGCCTCAATTGTCAGGAACCTGAGCAGATACCAATGGAACGATCAGGAATGGCGGCAATATACTTCCACGGTTTCTCCCTATACCAATCCATTGTCAATTTACGAGGTGCATCCGGGATCATGGCAAAGAGACCCTTCAAATCCAGATCGTTTTCTGACTTTCAGAGAACTGGCGGATACCTTGATTCCTCATGTTAAAAAACTAGGATTTACCCACATCGAGTTCCTCCCGGTCATGGAACATCCGCTTGATGAATCATGGGGATACCAGGTTACCGGTCCTTTCAGTCTTTCCAGCCGGTATGGAGTTCCGGAAGATTTCATGTATTTCATCGATCAGTGCCACCAGAACATGATCGGGGTTATTCTCGACTGGGTTCCCGCTCATTTCCCCAGGGACAGTCATAGCCTTGCTCAATTTGACGGCACCCCTTTATTTGAGCATGAAGATCCCCGCAAAGGCGAAAATCCTGAATGGGGTACCTTTGTTTATGACTACGGCAGAAAAGAAGTCAGCAATTATTTGATATCAAACGCCCTGTTCTGGATTGAGAAGTATCATATAGACGGATTTCGGGTCGATGCCGTTTCTTCCCTGCTCTATCTGGATTATGCCCGCAAGGAGGGTGAATGGGTTGCCAATCAATACGGGGGGAGGGAAAATCTTGACGCCATCGAATTTCTACGCCATTTGAATTCAATACTTTTTGACAAGCACCCCGACATCCTGATGATCGCCGAAGAATCGACAAGTTTTTATGGCGTTTCCAAGCCTGCAAATATCGGGGGGTTGGGCTTTGGGTTCAAATGGAATATGGGTTGGATGAACGATACTCTTGATTATTTCTGCAAAGACCCGTTCTACAGGAAATTTTATCACAACAACCTGACCTTTTCGCTGATGTATACCTTTTCCGAAAACTTTATCCTGCCGCTGTCTCATGATGAAGTTGTCCACGGAAAACGTTCTCTTATCAGCAAAATGCCGGGTGATATATGGCAGAAATTTGCCAACCTGAGATTGCTGTTAGCTCTTTTATGGTGTCACCCCGGGAAAAAGCTCCTTTTTATGGGCGGCGAATTCGGCCAATTTTCCGAGTGGTACTGTAAGCGAAGCCTGGACTGGCATCTTCTTGAAGAAAATGTCCTGCACTCCCAGCTCATGGGATTTGTCGGCAAGCTTAACCAGGTGTATCGGGAAAATCCCGCTATGTGGGAGAGGGATTTTGACGAAAAAGGGTTTATGTGGCTGGACTTTGAGGACAGGCAGAATTCGGTAATCTCTTTTGCACGATTCGGCAATAGGGCCCATGATCATATTGTCTGCGTCTTGAATTTCACTCCACAAACCCTCTATGATTATAAGGTAGGACTGCCGGAGAATTGCGATTATGCTGAGATTCTCTGTTCAGACGTCAGCGAGTACGGGGGCAGCGGGGGGATCTGCGACGGCGCCGGAAAGATTCATAGCAGTATAGCAGAACCATTCTCCCAGGCCGGATACCATACCCAACTGACGGTTCCGCCGTTGGCCGCCCTTGTATTAAAACCGGTGACGTCGCGATAA
- a CDS encoding YqgE/AlgH family protein: protein MKENNPPVLDRLTGSFLISTQNMPDPRFEEQVIYICAHSEDGAMGLTINKPNNMFSLAEILTSANLPIPENELPPVYIGGPVELESAFILFTSDYRTEYQLEVTPTTFLSRETKILEDIAHGKGPEKYLFLLGYAGWGPGQLENELLADGWLTVPGNDMIIFDTPDEEKWRAAAMLYGIDISVFGDVIGRA, encoded by the coding sequence ATGAAAGAAAACAACCCTCCGGTTCTCGACCGGCTAACGGGATCATTTTTAATTTCCACTCAAAATATGCCGGATCCCCGATTTGAGGAACAGGTTATCTATATTTGTGCCCATAGCGAAGATGGAGCTATGGGACTGACAATCAACAAGCCCAACAATATGTTCTCCCTAGCGGAAATACTTACCAGCGCCAACCTGCCGATCCCCGAGAATGAACTGCCCCCTGTCTATATCGGTGGACCTGTTGAGCTTGAGTCGGCGTTTATTTTATTCACCTCCGATTATAGGACGGAATATCAACTTGAAGTAACACCGACGACTTTTCTCTCAAGGGAAACTAAAATTCTTGAGGATATAGCTCATGGGAAAGGTCCGGAAAAGTATCTGTTTTTACTGGGATATGCCGGATGGGGCCCCGGACAGCTTGAGAATGAACTGTTAGCTGATGGCTGGCTTACCGTTCCCGGCAACGATATGATAATTTTTGATACCCCTGATGAGGAAAAATGGCGTGCTGCCGCCATGCTATATGGCATCGATATTTCGGTATTCGGAGATGTCATCGGCAGAGCCTGA
- a CDS encoding YkgJ family cysteine cluster protein — MRKIPQVRAGDLSFPKSEFMPVRVLIVILSLLKNLIDGKLLFFALLPIPGKSFRQQIITIKRTIMDNVFLCSRCGFCCQGETTVSLNEKDQENMLFFLETTREEALKKYWRLTDGEVQMKTVNGHCIFFENGCTIHQARPWRCREWPLVKAILIDRNNLESISSSCPGLNREASYTDICRIIEDGGCLGSSTSDKKEDLRSEI, encoded by the coding sequence TTGAGAAAAATTCCACAAGTCAGGGCAGGAGATCTGTCTTTCCCCAAGTCGGAATTTATGCCCGTACGGGTGCTTATCGTGATACTCTCATTGTTGAAAAATCTGATTGATGGTAAGCTCCTTTTCTTTGCACTTCTGCCTATCCCAGGCAAATCTTTTAGACAGCAAATCATTACTATCAAGAGAACAATCATGGATAACGTATTTCTTTGCAGCCGCTGTGGATTTTGCTGCCAAGGTGAAACTACAGTGTCATTAAACGAGAAAGATCAGGAAAATATGCTGTTTTTTCTTGAAACAACACGCGAAGAAGCCTTGAAAAAATATTGGAGGCTAACTGACGGAGAGGTACAGATGAAAACCGTCAACGGACACTGTATCTTTTTTGAGAACGGCTGCACTATTCATCAGGCAAGACCATGGCGATGTCGTGAATGGCCGCTGGTGAAGGCTATTCTGATTGACAGAAACAACCTTGAGTCCATCAGCTCTTCATGTCCAGGGCTAAACAGGGAAGCATCATATACCGATATCTGCCGCATCATAGAAGATGGCGGTTGTCTGGGCAGTAGTACTTCGGATAAGAAGGAGGATTTACGTAGTGAAATATGA
- a CDS encoding 23S rRNA (pseudouridine(1915)-N(3))-methyltransferase RlmH: MKYEILLLGKTKLSFISEGVNDYSKRLQHYSQVELRTLKAKKIQGSDEQIREKEGEILLANISSSTFPVVLDAQGKQFSSTEFSTIIDHWEGTGIRHVTFIIGGPLGLAEKVLQRAELVISLSKMTFTHDMVRLFLLEQLYRAHTIKCGEKYHK, encoded by the coding sequence GTGAAATATGAGATTCTCCTACTTGGAAAAACAAAATTATCGTTTATTTCTGAAGGAGTAAATGATTACAGCAAACGACTGCAGCATTATTCTCAGGTCGAGCTTAGGACTTTAAAAGCCAAAAAGATTCAAGGCAGCGACGAGCAGATAAGGGAGAAAGAAGGGGAAATACTTCTGGCAAATATTTCTTCTTCTACCTTTCCTGTGGTGCTTGACGCTCAGGGAAAACAGTTTAGTTCAACAGAATTCAGCACCATAATTGATCATTGGGAAGGAACTGGAATCAGGCATGTCACCTTCATTATAGGCGGGCCGTTGGGACTGGCTGAAAAGGTACTGCAGCGTGCCGAACTTGTTATTTCGCTGTCAAAGATGACGTTCACTCATGATATGGTCCGGCTTTTTTTGCTTGAACAGCTCTACAGGGCACATACCATCAAATGCGGGGAAAAATATCACAAATGA